From a region of the Vanrija pseudolonga chromosome 2, complete sequence genome:
- the Stk32a gene encoding Serine/threonine-protein kinase 32A gives MGAACCKPEAIDFDAEVNLFHFYLLRSVGKGAFGKVRVVQHKQSKTLYALKYINKAKCVKMKAVANIVQERRLLEEIDHPFVVNMRYAFQDDENCFFVLDLMLGGDLRFHLDRAGAMAEEVVRFYVAEIAMAIDYLHSKRIVHRDLKPDNILLDERGHAHITDFNIAVHFSERRLLTGVAGSMAYMAPEVLTKRGYSAPVDFWSLGIMAYELMFSKRPFRGRTNSALTNSILNEPLTWPEDAPGRCSTEGMQAIRASKRANFDATHELEELLLEENPLKARKRKTDTDTQTLTPEMRMMEEHFTVFDYARTQRRTYYHPPGSSKAANSSTSPATRLAANNHVTPPTQLDRMPSRPRTPGDGTGVASHTGNEIEAQIMEGGGLANVGKRAWSSQLDHGEDLDAVHPDNTARSTVVAP, from the exons ATGGGCGCAGCTTGCTGCAAGCCcgag GCTATCGACTTCGATGCCGAGGTCAATCTCTTCCACTTCTATCTCCTTCGCAGCGTGGGCAAGGGTGCTTTCGGAAAG GTCCGAGTAGTCCAGCATAAACAGTCCAAGACGCTGTACGCACTAAAGTACATCAACAAAGCAAAATGCGTCAAAATGAAAGCTGTAGCAAATATCGTCCAGGAGCGACGGCTGCTGGAGGAG ATTGACCACCCGTTCGTCGTCAACATGCGGTACGCGTTTCAAGACGACGAGAATTGTTTCTTTGTTCTCGATTTGATGCTCGGAGGAGATTTGAGAT TCCACCTCGACAGGGCTGGCGCAATGGCAGAAGAAGTCGTTCGTTTCTACGTCGCGGAGATTGCAATGGCCATCGACTACCTGCACTCGAAACGAATCGTTCACCGTGACTTGAAGCCCGACaacatcctcctcgacgagcgtggACACGCGCACATTACAGACTTTAACATTGCCGTTCACTTTTCCGAGCGGCGGTTATTGACAGGCGTTGCGGGCAGTATGGCCTACATGG CACCAGAGGTACTCACAAAACGTGGATACTCGGCTCCTGTCGACTTTTGGTCCTTGGGGATCATGGCGTATGAGTTGATGTTCTCCAAGCGCCCTTTCCGCGGACGGACCAACTCTGCCCTGACAAACTCCATCTTGAATGAGCCTTTGACATGGCCAGAGGACGCTCCAGGGCGGTGCTCGACAGAAGGGATGCAAGCCATCCGTGCG TCCAAGCGTGCCAACTTTGACGCAACGCACGAGCTGGaagagctgctgctggaagAAAACCCATTGAAggcgcgcaagcgcaagacGGACACGGATACCCAGACTCTCACCCCAGAAATGCGAATGATGGAGGAGCACTTTACAGTGTTCGACTATGCTCGCACCCAGAGGCGCACCTACTACCACCCACCAGGGTCGAGCAAAGCTGCCAACTCGTCGACATCGCCAGCCACCAGGCTAGCTGCCAACAACCATGTTACGCCCCCGACTCAGCTGGACCGGATGCCAAGCCGCCCAAGAACACCTGGGGACGGTACCGGTGTGGCCTCGCACACGGGCAACGAAATCGAGGCCCAGATTATGGAGGGTGGTGGCCTCGCCAACGTCGGAAAGCGTGCTTGGTCATCACAGCTCGACCACGGTGAGgatctcgacgccgtgcacCCAGATAATACGGCACGGtccaccgtcgtcgcgccatGA
- the trappc11 gene encoding Trafficking protein particle complex subunit 11, whose translation MNSYPPEFLSHPQPLMFIAGLPGAGTARRASSSSTTAPAAPAAAAVTSPTTDASALPLQSPEKATLGLPATDASDEFDVLGRDLRAVLEPYTQPPRVWLPEAERRSFRVVLTDKNVRLPLRKAAALGGESQQHSPLSPLTPSSPLHPDGLIAPVWVRKHTEFVPSVFVLFLRLYESPKGPSDSPLGDEVAAESRRQAEREADEALVREISERRRRLGERGIKLTVVLMATTAALDSPGLDQRLSLIRRASVLSAKASLFVLTPVPSHELPDFVSSLQDALYDSALEYYAAHGKRIRRKRGRVPQTSSSAASPSLPPGGNRSRSGSVAARPLGSQGWIVRYEWKAGWFAETRGELDLARRHYEDCWNELARMFSSTTTLPPRTKRWAEAKVLADCVAIKICKLLLYEGAATKVLIPFFVHLRRFADLSRGWGIGEETFEFWSWVARQYRILGEVLEIAQGHGFHVPPLPAPAYATPAASVAPPPSDELPIPISSTNPLHVLHPPAFYFYNAACCTIERKQRFDDALSSERDSGSVALAAAPGFANEKSVDHAALIVELLTKAYNLLKDEQQEASRLALYIAFRIAKTHCQAGEHELAMRYLNIISGKFAQEGWKPVLHEIRTIWYECAKRTGDVETAAKLLVEILASGDAADGNALQDDLLSLLKTTAPSSSEPIAVDGTDDSLLDARVGFREAEVGVGSSVAFQVAVSPKANVDVSRLEFSQLRIGFSDGRPDIVVANGGESRYLNVATIKPQGDSEVFKAPLKWASGDVLVVNGELPGNVATEVEISDITLVLTEGTWTLELRLNPQQLTTWTVKEGTSYVPVSKLSSSIVFSQLPHGLTLDVTHVPVAFVGESLPVKVKIASTDSRKLKLSLNVLLQPGAEPDGSTITVGGTQSDALVKEVDLGTIEEGGEVEKEVTLIVPAEGTKLLDINVLSEVVGTVADTAETVKTAVIPVVSPFACTATAHATGPATAGTTGFGVISALLTVPGPRGIVVDKVDVVTDVENIKLLGSSLEVAAFPQTWNDTSSFAFSARFSVGTPAHRLTSHPPSAASAHISWHASDDPSKEKLTTAIPLPALVPPVPDAFISSSLSFPPVVRAHEPFPVSLELRNAHPTEAAWVALQGETADGFVWAGPRGARVGPVPAGGRSVVTVEAMAVGSSGWQSLPGLSAWAGDGNERREVRVTTQTDRPGAAVLVRP comes from the exons tcggccgcgacctccgtgccgtgctcgagccgtacacccagccgccgcgcgtgtGGCTGCCCGAGGCTGAACGCCGCAGCTTCCGCGTCGTGCTGACCGACAAG AATGTACGCCTACCATTGCGCAAGGCTGCGGCACTTGGCGGCGAGTCGCAGCAGCACTCGCCGCTGTccccgctcacgccgtcgtcaccacTGCACCCCGACGGGCTGATCGCGCCCGTGTGGGTGCGGAAGCACACCGAGTTTGTGCCGTCCGTCTTTGTCCTCTTCCTGCGCCTGTACGAGAGCCCCAAGGGCCCGAGCGACTCGCCGCTTGGCGACGAAGTCGCGGCCGAGTCGCGgcggcaggccgagcgcgaggcggacgaggcaCTGGTGCGCGAGATTtccgagcggcggcgccggctcggcgagcgggggaTCAAGCTCACTGTCGTTCtgatggcgacgaccgcTGCCCTGG ACTCGCCAGGGCTGGACCAGCGCCTCTCGCTCATCCGGCGAGCGTCGGTGCTGAGCGCCAAGGCGTCGCTCTTCGTGCTCacgccggtgccgtcgcACGAGCTGCCCGACTTTGTCAGCTCGCTCCAGGACGCGCTGTACGACTCGGCGCTGGAATACTACGCCGCACACGGCAAGCGGATTCGGCGCAAGCGCGGACGCGTGCCCcagacgtcgtcgtcggccgcgagcccGAGTCTGCCGCCGGGAGGCaaccgctcgcgctccggctCGGTTgccgcgcgcccgctcggCTCGCAGGGCTGGATCGTGCGGTACGAGTGGAAGGCTGGGTGGTTTGCCGAGACgcgtggcgagctcgacctcgcccgcagGCACTACGAGGACTGCTGGAACGAGCTGGCGCGCATGTtcagcagcacgacgacgctgccgccgcgtaCCAAGCGCTGGGCAGAGGCCAAGGTTCTCGCCGACTGCGTCGCTATcaag ATCTGCAAGCTACTGCTGTATGAAGGCGCGGCGACAAAGGTGCTCATCCCATTCTTCGTCCACTTGCGCCGGTTTGCCGACCTCTCCCGCGGCTGGGGTATCGGTGAGGAGACGTTCGAGTTCTGGTCCTGGGTCGCGCGGCAGTACCGTatcctcggcgaggtgctcgagatCGCCCAGGGCCACGGGTTCCACGTCCCCCCGCTCCCGGCCCCGGCGTATGcaacgccagcggcgagcgtcgcaccgccgccgtccgacgAGCTCCCGATACCAATCTCGTCGACCAACCCGCTGCATGTTCTCCACCCACCAGCCTTCTACTTTTACAACGCGGCCTGCTGTACCATcgagcgcaagcagcgcTTTGACGACGCGCTCTCTTCCGAG CGTGATTCAGGCTCGGTggccctcgctgctgctccaggCTTTGCGAATGAGAAGAGTGTCGACCACGCAGCATTGAttgtggag CTGCTGACGAAAGCCTACAACCTGCTCAAGGACGAGCAACAAGAGGCGTCCCGACTCGCCCTGTACATTGCCTTCCGTATAGCCAAGACGCACTGCCAGGCTGGAGAGCACGAACTGGCCATGAGGTATCTCAACATCATCTCCGGCAAGTTTGCCCAGGAGGGATGGAAGCCGGTTCTCCACGAGATTCGGACTATCTGGTACGAGTGCGCCAAGCGCActggcgacgtcgagacggCTGCCAAGCTCCTCGTGGAGATTTTGGCGTCTGGAGACGCAGCAGACGGCAACGCGCTGCAGGACGACCTGCTGTCTCTGCTCAAGACgactgcgccgtcgtcgtctgagCCGATCGCCGTTGATGGGACCGATGACTCGTTGC TCGATGCTCGTGTCGGGTTCCGTGAAGCCGAGGTCGGAGTTGGCTCCTCGGTCGCCTTCCAGGTTGCCGTCAGTCCAAAGGCCAACGTTGATGTCTCGCGTCTCGAGTTCTCTCAACTCCGTATCGGCTTCAGCGACGGCCGCCCTGATATTGTTGTTGCCAACGGAGGAGAGTCACGATACCTCAACGTCGCAACCATCAAGCCACAAGGCGACAGCGAGGTGTTCAAGGCGCCCTTGAAGTGGGCCAGTGGAGACGTGCTCGTTGTCAATGGCGAGCTGCCCGGGAACGTCGCAACAGAGGTCGAGATCAGCGACATTACGCTTGTCCTGACCGAGGGTACCTGGACGCTGGAACTCAGACTCAACCCTCAGCAGCTCACAACGTGGACTGTGAAGGAAGGCACCAGCTACGTCCCAGTGTCCAAGCTATCCTCCTCCATCGTCTTCTCGCAACTCCCTCACGGGCTTACATTGGACGTTACTCACGTTCCTGTAGCGTTCGTTGGCGAGTCCCTTCCCGTCAAGGTCAAGATTGCGAGCACGGACAGCCGAAAGCTCAAGCTATCCCTCAACGTGCTTCTGCAGCCGGGCGCGGAGCCAGACGGCTCGACCATCACCGTCGGTGGCACGCAGTCCGATGCGCTTGTGAaggaggtcgacctcggcactATTGAAGAAGGAGGCGAGGTTGAGAAGGAGGTGACGTTGATCGTACCCGCCGAGGGCACCAAGCTCCTCGATATCAACGTCCTTTCTGAAGTAGTAGGCACGGTTGCCGACACGGCAGAGACGGTCAAGACGGCCGTCATCCCAGTCGTCTCCCCCTTCGCCTGCACCGCGACAGCCCATGCTACCGGCCCAGCGACCGCAGGAACTACAGGCTTTGGCGTCATTTCGGCCCTTCTCACCGTTCCCGGCCCTCGCGGTATCGTCGTGGACAAGGTGGACGTCGTTACAGATGTTGAAAACATCAAGCTGTTGGGCTCATCCTTGGAGGTAGCGGCATTCCCTCAGA CCTGGAACGACACCAGCTCGTTCGCATTCAGCGCTCGCTTTTCAGTCGGCACGCCTGCGCACCGCCTGACGTCGCACCCACcatcggcggcctcggcccaTATCTCCTGGCACGCGTCCGACGACCCGTCAAAGGAGAAGTTGACCACCGCCATCCCCCTCCCAGCCCTCGTTCCGCCCGTGCCAGACGCCttcatctcctcgtcgctgtcgttcCCTCCCGTCGTGCGCGCACACGAGCCATTCCCCGtctcgctcgagctgcgGAACGCGCACCCGACAGAAGCGGCGTGGGTCGCGCTCCAGGGCGAGACGGCAGACGGCTTTGTGTGGGCCGGCccgcgaggcgcgagagTGGGCCCAGTTCCGGCTGGCGGACGATCTGTCGTCACTGTCGAGGCCATGGCTGTCGGGTCTTCCGGGTGGCAGAGTCTCCCTGGCCTGAGCGCATGGGCGGGGGACGGCAACGAGAGACGAGAAGTGCGCGTCACGACACAAACGGACAGACCTGGCGCTGCCGTCCTCGTGCGTCCATGA